The Brevibacillus brevis genome contains a region encoding:
- a CDS encoding beta-mannanase: protein MINREETTDTFIKDVTCQHQGSEYVLNWHWAQDIPCVYVHKTQFGAPFDVNELDDRQFKLYTREEYKVHKGLREKTDGIGRYTYRIFPCRLENGKPILLMPDGDAHVIHVSTGKAKIYYSFKRGGSWFSKHQSLQIRIFSEIPIARDVLCYVKKEGSPPAHKDDGTRYNFIRDLEPGVNLMPEIEVRKKDVVRLFFTDGKKYGEMYELIPE, encoded by the coding sequence ATGATTAATCGGGAGGAAACAACAGACACCTTCATCAAGGACGTCACCTGCCAGCATCAAGGGAGCGAATACGTGCTCAATTGGCATTGGGCGCAGGATATTCCGTGCGTGTACGTGCACAAGACGCAGTTTGGCGCCCCTTTTGACGTAAACGAGCTGGATGATCGTCAGTTCAAGCTGTACACCCGAGAGGAATACAAAGTCCACAAAGGGCTGCGGGAAAAAACAGACGGCATCGGCCGATACACATACCGCATCTTTCCTTGCCGATTGGAAAATGGCAAGCCAATTCTGCTCATGCCAGACGGCGATGCCCATGTGATCCATGTCAGCACAGGAAAGGCCAAAATCTACTACTCGTTCAAACGGGGCGGAAGCTGGTTCAGCAAGCATCAATCGTTGCAGATTCGCATTTTTTCAGAGATTCCGATCGCGCGGGACGTACTCTGCTACGTAAAAAAAGAAGGCTCTCCTCCCGCCCACAAGGATGATGGAACCCGATACAATTTCATTCGCGATCTCGAGCCCGGTGTCAATCTGATGCCGGAGATCGAGGTCAGAAAAAAAGACGTCGTCCGCCTGTTTTTTACGGACGGGAAAAAATACGGAGAAATGTACGAACTGATTCCTGAATAG
- a CDS encoding vWA domain-containing protein, translating into MSQRRVSLLMLVCSLVGGVIGFLVGEVMLGKLSGEIPQWLLMGLYFGQYAFFVGLMCLIAEMISPRLNGIGWKQRYLGFSWKMLVPSTFLMVGVVALLLQLLYGSSFQQASGANNIIMVLDTSGSMQSSDPDNQLFKAAADLVQRMDSDMNIAVVTFHDQTNVLQPLTELSSQSAKDEVVKKLLQYPRTDGGTRIDLALQAGLDQLQANQMANSTVVLMSDGYSDLDVPAALAPYKQNQVIVHTVGMSQIDADGTALLQKIAAETGGSYFNVEHADQMTGIFGQIYDMSRTDRNIVSERTGATEESMFYAITRVVSVLIIGALLGLALGLVFDNRHLAKSFTIGGAVSGLLAGLVLEMGLSSIDLLDMVVRLLACSLLAVILTLFTLFVPASTSDGSSFAKRRLNTRQSPRALDAGNQSSKRFDL; encoded by the coding sequence ATGAGTCAGAGAAGGGTAAGCTTACTCATGCTAGTGTGTAGTCTGGTAGGTGGCGTGATCGGATTTTTGGTCGGGGAAGTCATGCTCGGCAAGCTGTCCGGAGAAATACCGCAATGGTTGTTAATGGGACTTTATTTTGGTCAATATGCCTTTTTCGTAGGACTGATGTGCCTCATTGCGGAAATGATCTCGCCACGACTGAATGGAATCGGCTGGAAGCAGCGCTATCTGGGCTTTTCCTGGAAAATGCTCGTGCCCAGCACGTTTTTGATGGTGGGCGTAGTGGCGTTGTTGCTTCAGCTGCTGTACGGGTCATCGTTTCAACAGGCCAGCGGGGCCAACAATATTATTATGGTTCTGGATACGTCAGGCAGCATGCAGTCGTCTGATCCGGATAACCAATTGTTCAAAGCAGCCGCCGACTTGGTGCAGCGCATGGACAGTGACATGAACATAGCGGTGGTTACGTTTCACGATCAAACGAATGTGCTGCAACCCCTCACTGAGCTGAGTAGCCAGTCTGCGAAGGATGAGGTTGTGAAGAAGCTGCTCCAATATCCGCGAACGGATGGAGGCACCCGGATCGACCTGGCACTGCAAGCGGGGCTGGACCAGCTGCAAGCCAATCAAATGGCGAACAGTACCGTCGTGCTGATGTCAGACGGCTATAGTGATCTGGATGTCCCTGCCGCACTTGCGCCCTACAAGCAAAACCAAGTGATTGTCCATACGGTAGGCATGAGCCAAATCGATGCAGACGGAACGGCGCTGCTTCAAAAGATCGCTGCTGAGACTGGCGGCAGCTACTTCAATGTCGAACACGCGGACCAAATGACAGGAATCTTTGGCCAGATTTACGATATGAGCCGAACAGACCGCAATATTGTTTCCGAGCGGACAGGAGCGACAGAAGAAAGCATGTTTTACGCCATCACCCGTGTGGTCAGTGTTCTGATCATCGGTGCTTTGCTCGGCTTGGCGCTGGGTCTGGTTTTTGACAATCGCCATCTGGCCAAAAGCTTCACGATTGGCGGGGCAGTATCAGGATTGTTAGCTGGACTTGTTTTGGAAATGGGTCTGTCGTCAATCGATTTGCTCGATATGGTGGTACGTTTGCTGGCGTGTTCTTTGCTCGCCGTCATCCTGACATTGTTCACTCTCTTTGTGCCAGCTTCCACGAGTGACGGATCGTCTTTTGCAAAGCGCAGACTGAACACCAGACAAAGCCCCCGTGCCTTGGACGCCGGGAACCAGAGCAGCAAGCGGTTTGATCTGTAA